The sequence below is a genomic window from uncultured Fibrobacter sp..
TGACCCAAATTGGTTTAAAATGCGTCCTCATCGCTACATAAAATGCGATGGTCGTTTAGGAACATGGGTGTTTTCAATGGACGATGAATCAGAGGAATCTTCCCAAATAGACATTCTCTCATTTCTAGAAGAATATATTAAGGAAAATAAAGGAATTGTCTATTTTGATAAAACCGTTGATTATTTGCGAAAATCAGGATATTCTCATACAAAAAACTCAATTCGTGTTTATTTAGGAAGCCTTTGTAGAACGGTAAAAAATACCTCTGGCAATGTTTTTGTTTACAAACCATGGGTAAATCATTTTGAAAATGTTGATGTTAGTACAGAACGGAATAAGGTGCAAAATAAAGCTATACCCATATTTGTAGAGACGATAAAAGAAAAAAATGGATTTGCTTTTTTATGGGAGTTGAAAGAGGCTTATTTTAAAAGAATTGGTGAAAATATCAGTGATAATACTGCAAAAGCAATATTGGAGAGAAAAAATGAATTATTTGTTAAGGAACGAATCAATGCGTCTAGAGTACGTTATGGATTGAAAGATCGTGAAGCTAAGATTTGCTTGTCGGAAAATCGTTCATCTCCTGAATTTCATGAAAAAATTCGGGAAAGAATAAAAAATATCCTTAAATTTACAGAAGGGCATTCTTTGAGAATGAATCTCATCACAAAAGATGTTTGTAAATTAGTGCCAAAAGGAAAACATTCCAACATAGTCTATACAATCATTCGGAATATGGACGATGTTGAAATGTATGAAGTTGAAGGAAAAAAATTTCTTAGGCTAAAAAATAATACGTGAATTACCGTTTTGAGGCTGCCAGACCATTTTTGTAGCCTAATGCGTATGCTTCTTGTGCGCTTTTGTGTCGCTGCGGACCTGCTTGGCTATCGTCTAAGTCTTGCATACATTTTTCGATATTTACGTTTTCCTTCCTTTTTAAACCGTCTTGATAACCGAGTTCATAAGCGCAACCGGCGCATTTATGTCGTCCAGATTTGTATTGTCCTTCACTAAGTCCGTTGAGAATTGAGGCTATGTTGGAATGATCTTTTTGACAAGGCATGTAAGAAGCTCCTGAAAATTTAAGTTTTTTTCATAATATATAAATATTCATGGGCGAGCAAAAGAAAATCATTTATTTTTGAACGCCATTTCTTTGTTCCAATACAATTGTGCTGTTCTTTTATAACAATTTCTTTTAGTGAAAAACCTGCGTTCATGAAAATATTCATCAGTTCAAATCCTAGTGGGTATAAAGTGCCCTTTTGACGTACATCACCAATCAAAAAAGCACATATTTTTCCCCTTTTTAAGACTCTGAATGCTTCCGCAGCTACGGGTTTCATTTCTTCGATGAATTTGTTGATTGGATATTGAGACAAATCATTTGCAAGTCCCTCGCTGTACTTTATGATGTCTGCATAGGGAGGGTGTGTTGCTATCAAATCAATGCTTTCTGTAGAAAGAAAAGATAATTTTTGAGCATTTCCTTTTCTGATGCCAATATGAGATTTTGATGAATAATCAAAGTTAACCGCTGATTTGCATAACTTAATTGCATCGGGATTTATGTCAACACCAAATGCATTGCGGTTTAGAAGTTTTGCTTCTACTAGAGTCGTTCCACTTCCGACAAATTGATCTAAAACAGAGTCTCCTTCATTAGAATAACGAATAATTAGATTTCTTGGTATATATGGGGACCAGTTGCCACGATACTTGTTAGTATGTGTTGCCCAAGAGCCTCTGTCAGGGAAACTCCAAATGGAAGTCTTTTCTAGAGAAAAGTTTTCAGGGGTTAAGTTGCAATTCATAATTGCCTTGAAATAACGAGAATATCCAATTGATCCAACCGCGAATAGTTGATGAACGTCTCTTGAAAGTGCTTTCACTACCTATGTTAAATAGGTTGCTGTTTTTCATAATTGAAACAATTTCATTTTGGTCAATGATGGAGTTT
It includes:
- a CDS encoding DNA methyltransferase → MNCNLTPENFSLEKTSIWSFPDRGSWATHTNKYRGNWSPYIPRNLIIRYSNEGDSVLDQFVGSGTTLVEAKLLNRNAFGVDINPDAIKLCKSAVNFDYSSKSHIGIRKGNAQKLSFLSTESIDLIATHPPYADIIKYSEGLANDLSQYPINKFIEEMKPVAAEAFRVLKRGKICAFLIGDVRQKGTLYPLGFELMNIFMNAGFSLKEIVIKEQHNCIGTKKWRSKINDFLLLAHEYLYIMKKT